A single Dunckerocampus dactyliophorus isolate RoL2022-P2 chromosome 2, RoL_Ddac_1.1, whole genome shotgun sequence DNA region contains:
- the LOC129176565 gene encoding SUN domain-containing protein 1-like isoform X9, giving the protein MIICDEDVDLQSWGWTDLSSYWSAVSDSDSETGIMSRRSLCSLRLDDGLLDRSLPLGSTSFSLGGSSWRNTRTLKSLRSQQLSVSCSESVLVHTPRKPSGHSFHSVTSDASLITSMLDESSLLESSIQETTVVDSFWGLDQDLDPKESTITAEQSSVLANSTLIASDCRCPKHPVQTLTRVSCKDCESDRRESGTTNCSSSKHTTAPALESSTIYCRDRRRQVQTARLGHGGTMSTKQAEHHANGSLCELSDTNTRAGDDCKKRQRAETHDVGSSSSARASALICLLVLTWNMAVFTVWCLCRLTSLAWTLTRTIWSSICLRRSAGSTLGGVFRWNSRRWSDCPLLTWFPIGLFVVLLLFCLCCFGPTGLPALSVLEWRTSVSYVPVLSSVYSLVSSESQAAAAEGAVEDSKEEAAASQSARLNRLERSVASLWERVEMGGRRAEQRHGELLEMYSDIQQRDSAHNGQLWLSSLVDQQLFQLRRRQDEDRRQREQDLVQQQSQTSRLDHLEVKLQNLGAKTEEVRLRQETMTAPSMLPAVVVGVAVDSQSHDALLAEVGRLETALEEIRRDLEVLSGCQDGCQRLDLVQQTISAQVHEEVRILLYGKELTDVGEASTTYTARPDSLLRWLSQRYVSGADLQASLASLERSILQNISLHLDRRRSEAEVREAAVHAAGMPVTREVRKVAADGTLMFFFTAWFVWLQEVNVIVKNALRLFSHDRTGLADYALESGGGSILSTRCSETYKTRAALLSLFGLPLWYFSQSPRVVIQPDVQPGNCWAFKGSAGFLVIRLSMRILPTAFSLEHIPKALAPSRTLRSAPRDFSVYGLDDESQERGTLLGSYTYEEDGDALQTYSVAEENNKAFQVIEVQVLSNWGHEEYTCMYRFRVHGSPCDA; this is encoded by the exons ATGATCATCTGTGACGAGGACGTGGATCTGCAGAGCTGGGGCTGGACTGACCT ATCCAGTTACTGGTCAGCAGTGTCTGACTCGGACAGTGAGACTGGGATCATGTCCAGGCGTAGTCTGTGTAGTCTACGTTTGGATGATGGCCTGCTGGACCGCAGCCTGCCGCTCGGCAGCACCTCCTTCAGTCTTGGAGGTAGCAGCTGGAGAAACACCAG GACGTTAAAGTCCCTTCGTTCGCAGCAGTTGTCTGTCTCTTGCTCCGAGTCTGTCCTTGTCCACACGCCGCGTAAACCCTCTGGCCATTCATTCCACAGCGTGACGTCCGACGCCTCGCTGATCACGTCCATGCTGGATGAGTCCTCGCTCCTCGAGTCCTCCATCCAGGAGACCACCGTGGTTGACTCCTTCTGGG GTTTGGACCAGGACCTTGATCCGAAAG AGAGCACCATCACGGCGGAGCAGAGCAGTGTTCTGGCCAACAGCACCCTGATTGCTTCCGACTGCCGCTGTCCCAAACACCCGGTCCAGACACTGACTCGAGTTTCCTGCAAAGACTGTGAGTCCGACAGGAGAGAGTCAGGAACCACAAACTGCTCCTCCTCAAAGCACACGACCGCGCCTGCCTTGGAATCGTCCACCATCTACTGCAGAGACCGACGTCGGCAGGTCCAAACAG CTCGTCTCGGCCACGGTGGCACCATGAGCACCAAGCAGGCGGAGCATCATGCCAACGGATCTCTGTGTGAGTTATCAGACACAAACACTCGCGCAG GTGACGACTGTAAGAAAAGGCAGCGAGCGGAGACTCATGACGTCGGCTCGTCTTCGTCCGCTCGGGCCTCGGCTCTCATCTGCTTGTTGGTGCTCACGTGGAACATGGCTGTGTttacag TATGGTGTTTGTGTCGGCTGACCTCACTCGCCTGGACTCTGACCAGGACGATCTGGTCTTCTATCTGCCTCAGACGCTCTGCAG gtagTACGCTGGGCGGTGTGTTCAGGTGGAACAGCAGAAGATGGAGTGACTGTCCTCTGCTGACTTG GTTTCCAATTGGACTCTTCGTGGTTCTTCTCCTTTTTT gtttgtgttgttttggtcCCACTGGTCTACCGGCTCTGAGCGTCCTTGAGTGGAGGACTTCAGTCTCCTACGTCCCGGTCCTGTCCTCAGTCTACAGTCTGGTTTCCTCAGAGagccaagcagcagcagcagagggcgctgtggAGGACTCAAAGGAG GAAGCGGCAGCATCACAGTCCGCACGCCTCAACCGTCTGGAGCGCAGTGTGGCGTCGCTGTGGGAGCGTGTGGAGATGGGCGGGCGGCGAGCGGAGCAACGACACGGCGAGCTGCTGGAGATGTACTCTGACATCCAGCAGCGTGACTCCGCCCACAATGGTCAACTGTGGTTGAGCAGCCTGGTGGACCAGCAGCTGTTTCAGCTGAGGAGGAGACAGGACGAGGACAGACGGCAGAGGGAACAG GATTTAGTCCAGCAGCAGAGCCAAACGTCCCGTCTGGATCATCTGGAGGTGAAGCTGCAGAACCTGGGGGCCAAGACGGAG GAGGTCAGGTTGAGGCAAGAAACAATGACGGCACCTTCAATGCTTCCTGCTGTTGTCGTCGG CGTTGCTGTGGACAGTCAGTCCCATGACGCCTTGCTGGCGGAGGTGGGCCGTCTGGAGACGGCTCTGGAGGAAATCAGGCGGGACCTCGAGGTTCTGTCAGGATGTCAAGATGGCTGCCAGCGACTGGATTTAGTCCAGCAGACC ATTTCAGCACAGGTCCATGAGGAGGTCCGGATTCTGCTCTACGGGAAGGAGCTGACAGATGTGGGCGAGGCCTCTACAACTTACACCGCCCGCCCAGATTCGCTGCTCCGCTGGCTGTCCCAGCGCTACGTCAGCGGTGCTGATCTGCAGGCATCTTTGGCCTCGCTGGAGCGCAGCATCCTCCAGAACATCAGTCTTCATCTGGATCGGCGCCGCAGCGAGGCGGAGGTCAGGGAGGCCGCTGTGCACGCAGCCGGGATGCCCGTGACCAGAGAGGTGAGGAAGGTGGCTGCTGACGGAACTCTCATGTTTTTCTTCACTGCGTGGTTTGTTTGGCTGCAGGAGGTCAACGTGATCGTGAAGAACGCACTGCGCCTCTTCTCTCACGACCGGACCGGCCTGGCCGACTACGCCCTGGAGTCTGGAG GGGGCAGCATCCTGAGCACTCGCTGCTCTGAGACCTACAAGACCAGAGCGGCGCTGCTGAGTTTGTTTGGACTTCCTCTATGGTACTTCTCTCAGTCTCCTCGCGTCGTCATCCAG CCAGACGTCCAACCGGGAAACTGCTGGGCCTTCAAAGGCTCCGCGGGCTTCCTGGTGATCCGGTTGTCCATGAGGATCCTCCCCACCGCCTTCTCCCTGGAGCACATCCCAAAAGCCTTGGCGCCCAGCAGGACTCTGCGCAGCGCCCCGAGAGACTTCAGCGTCTAC GGTCTGGATGACGAGAGTCAGGAAAGAGGGACACTGCTGGGCTCGTACACGTACGAGGAGGATGGAGACGCACTACAGACGTACTCTGTCGCC GAGGAGAACAACAAAGCCTTCCAGGTCATCGAGGTCCAGGTGTTGTCCAACTGGGGCCACGAGGAGTACACGTGCATGTATCGCTTCAGAGTGCACGGCTCGCCCTGTGATGcctga
- the LOC129176565 gene encoding SUN domain-containing protein 1-like isoform X10 has protein sequence MIICDEDVDLQSWGWTDLSSYWSAVSDSDSETGIMSRRSLCSLRLDDGLLDRSLPLGSTSFSLGGSSWRNTRTLKSLRSQQLSVSCSESVLVHTPRKPSGHSFHSVTSDASLITSMLDESSLLESSIQETTVVDSFWGLDQDLDPKESTITAEQSSVLANSTLIASDCRCPKHPVQTLTRVSCKDCESDRRESGTTNCSSSKHTTAPALESSTIYCRDRRRQVQTARLGHGGTMSTKQAEHHANGSLCELSDTNTRAGSTLGGVFRWNSRRWSDCPLLTWFPIGLFVVLLLFCLCCFGPTGLPALSVLEWRTSVSYVPVLSSVYSLVSSESQAAAAEGAVEDSKEEAAASQSARLNRLERSVASLWERVEMGGRRAEQRHGELLEMYSDIQQRDSAHNGQLWLSSLVDQQLFQLRRRQDEDRRQREQDLVQQQSQTSRLDHLEVKLQNLGAKTEEVRLRQETMTAPSMLPAVVVGVAVDSQSHDALLAEVGRLETALEEIRRDLEVLSGCQDGCQRLDLVQQTISAQVHEEVRILLYGKELTDVGEASTTYTARPDSLLRWLSQRYVSGADLQASLASLERSILQNISLHLDRRRSEAEVREAAVHAAGMPVTREVRKVAADGTLMFFFTAWFVWLQEVNVIVKNALRLFSHDRTGLADYALESGGGSILSTRCSETYKTRAALLSLFGLPLWYFSQSPRVVIQPDVQPGNCWAFKGSAGFLVIRLSMRILPTAFSLEHIPKALAPSRTLRSAPRDFSVYGLDDESQERGTLLGSYTYEEDGDALQTYSVAEENNKAFQVIEVQVLSNWGHEEYTCMYRFRVHGSPCDA, from the exons ATGATCATCTGTGACGAGGACGTGGATCTGCAGAGCTGGGGCTGGACTGACCT ATCCAGTTACTGGTCAGCAGTGTCTGACTCGGACAGTGAGACTGGGATCATGTCCAGGCGTAGTCTGTGTAGTCTACGTTTGGATGATGGCCTGCTGGACCGCAGCCTGCCGCTCGGCAGCACCTCCTTCAGTCTTGGAGGTAGCAGCTGGAGAAACACCAG GACGTTAAAGTCCCTTCGTTCGCAGCAGTTGTCTGTCTCTTGCTCCGAGTCTGTCCTTGTCCACACGCCGCGTAAACCCTCTGGCCATTCATTCCACAGCGTGACGTCCGACGCCTCGCTGATCACGTCCATGCTGGATGAGTCCTCGCTCCTCGAGTCCTCCATCCAGGAGACCACCGTGGTTGACTCCTTCTGGG GTTTGGACCAGGACCTTGATCCGAAAG AGAGCACCATCACGGCGGAGCAGAGCAGTGTTCTGGCCAACAGCACCCTGATTGCTTCCGACTGCCGCTGTCCCAAACACCCGGTCCAGACACTGACTCGAGTTTCCTGCAAAGACTGTGAGTCCGACAGGAGAGAGTCAGGAACCACAAACTGCTCCTCCTCAAAGCACACGACCGCGCCTGCCTTGGAATCGTCCACCATCTACTGCAGAGACCGACGTCGGCAGGTCCAAACAG CTCGTCTCGGCCACGGTGGCACCATGAGCACCAAGCAGGCGGAGCATCATGCCAACGGATCTCTGTGTGAGTTATCAGACACAAACACTCGCGCAG gtagTACGCTGGGCGGTGTGTTCAGGTGGAACAGCAGAAGATGGAGTGACTGTCCTCTGCTGACTTG GTTTCCAATTGGACTCTTCGTGGTTCTTCTCCTTTTTT gtttgtgttgttttggtcCCACTGGTCTACCGGCTCTGAGCGTCCTTGAGTGGAGGACTTCAGTCTCCTACGTCCCGGTCCTGTCCTCAGTCTACAGTCTGGTTTCCTCAGAGagccaagcagcagcagcagagggcgctgtggAGGACTCAAAGGAG GAAGCGGCAGCATCACAGTCCGCACGCCTCAACCGTCTGGAGCGCAGTGTGGCGTCGCTGTGGGAGCGTGTGGAGATGGGCGGGCGGCGAGCGGAGCAACGACACGGCGAGCTGCTGGAGATGTACTCTGACATCCAGCAGCGTGACTCCGCCCACAATGGTCAACTGTGGTTGAGCAGCCTGGTGGACCAGCAGCTGTTTCAGCTGAGGAGGAGACAGGACGAGGACAGACGGCAGAGGGAACAG GATTTAGTCCAGCAGCAGAGCCAAACGTCCCGTCTGGATCATCTGGAGGTGAAGCTGCAGAACCTGGGGGCCAAGACGGAG GAGGTCAGGTTGAGGCAAGAAACAATGACGGCACCTTCAATGCTTCCTGCTGTTGTCGTCGG CGTTGCTGTGGACAGTCAGTCCCATGACGCCTTGCTGGCGGAGGTGGGCCGTCTGGAGACGGCTCTGGAGGAAATCAGGCGGGACCTCGAGGTTCTGTCAGGATGTCAAGATGGCTGCCAGCGACTGGATTTAGTCCAGCAGACC ATTTCAGCACAGGTCCATGAGGAGGTCCGGATTCTGCTCTACGGGAAGGAGCTGACAGATGTGGGCGAGGCCTCTACAACTTACACCGCCCGCCCAGATTCGCTGCTCCGCTGGCTGTCCCAGCGCTACGTCAGCGGTGCTGATCTGCAGGCATCTTTGGCCTCGCTGGAGCGCAGCATCCTCCAGAACATCAGTCTTCATCTGGATCGGCGCCGCAGCGAGGCGGAGGTCAGGGAGGCCGCTGTGCACGCAGCCGGGATGCCCGTGACCAGAGAGGTGAGGAAGGTGGCTGCTGACGGAACTCTCATGTTTTTCTTCACTGCGTGGTTTGTTTGGCTGCAGGAGGTCAACGTGATCGTGAAGAACGCACTGCGCCTCTTCTCTCACGACCGGACCGGCCTGGCCGACTACGCCCTGGAGTCTGGAG GGGGCAGCATCCTGAGCACTCGCTGCTCTGAGACCTACAAGACCAGAGCGGCGCTGCTGAGTTTGTTTGGACTTCCTCTATGGTACTTCTCTCAGTCTCCTCGCGTCGTCATCCAG CCAGACGTCCAACCGGGAAACTGCTGGGCCTTCAAAGGCTCCGCGGGCTTCCTGGTGATCCGGTTGTCCATGAGGATCCTCCCCACCGCCTTCTCCCTGGAGCACATCCCAAAAGCCTTGGCGCCCAGCAGGACTCTGCGCAGCGCCCCGAGAGACTTCAGCGTCTAC GGTCTGGATGACGAGAGTCAGGAAAGAGGGACACTGCTGGGCTCGTACACGTACGAGGAGGATGGAGACGCACTACAGACGTACTCTGTCGCC GAGGAGAACAACAAAGCCTTCCAGGTCATCGAGGTCCAGGTGTTGTCCAACTGGGGCCACGAGGAGTACACGTGCATGTATCGCTTCAGAGTGCACGGCTCGCCCTGTGATGcctga